A stretch of Megalobrama amblycephala isolate DHTTF-2021 linkage group LG14, ASM1881202v1, whole genome shotgun sequence DNA encodes these proteins:
- the pnpla8 gene encoding coiled-coil domain-containing protein 87 isoform X2 translates to MTGEITSTHRFDGLSVRKRIKCEDLQMLFHSQEIQNLRPLSLLWHLDINGDRMTDRSKEVRSESSAYKKDTSTPTSLTQLCKQLEGRITQKSQHYSICHEDRQSLTAVLTSELGLIWQNLKTPCVDTTLTQEEKVQLHCQTFSEVLHICEQLFLHYLQLTKTLQRRGVFSDCANRSRVAAQLAMDCTRLLNVRSIRCRIVTGIKSARKARTNAVTEQKARSTERSMTGTPWEKAVEDDLKEIQEKIGELDLQNVYDLLPCHMEPICYKRDTQCSTASMASIPTQDQHQSPSPNRLFRMKGCHSMPDLQRETLLEELEITLPDRPPSPSVLLSTDPPSSLETHISPGEDLRRLLQESDYKDDNNCETDLCPLIEAMICYNSSRLQRLKQRLQKLMEEEEETKKHKILAEKPSDTQGDVVIMTVSPQTIVRTTAARVSDRVLPETIKMYPPVYNDLNKEIDSASVIQMDRNLVGENMEISKVYEELSKSISTKYFNFDEDPRIEPALKNSTCCSKRLIDDKLINPSLRKPNPYSISHRERTERAANRKRPVDATTRVYRAWFQWWRCQLSVDDYLNYISNQDSDYLSVLFHLYDSDDEEAERHKLTQLQRDERKRRQQERISSLRRQKQEFVPGFWNINTIKMGGLGREPEPDERNPEEEIQDASGGQAACPGEEDEGPAVGLLDGEQMQVRLERVWNALHLPEGQRLDMAIKYSSHEYRDHLQEAIVAWEQAARLIQKRELLLSRLEDFEREASDPNRFFLQGYHGSSIARMEEASQREKLNFQIAVVDQELSRTMGHITTRFNDNISYKGRLYREKMRWDRTEMLYWLQQERRVQSLEMFVEGRTALPVRLPPLSQSQENHQTLHKQPLSDCERNGRLLQHCEL, encoded by the exons ATGACTGGGGAAATAACAAGCACACACAGGTTTGATGGTCTCTCAGTTCGTAAGCGTATCAAATGTGAGGACCTCCAAATGTTGTTCCACAGTCAAGAGATTCAGAACCTGAGACCTCTTTCACTACTCTGGCACTTGGACATCAATGGTGACAGGATGA CAGACAGGTCTAAGGAGGTGAGATCAGAGTCTTCAGCTTATAAGAAGGATACAAGCACTCCAACCTCTTTGACACAGTTGTGCAAACAGCTGGAGGGGAGAATCACCCAGAAATCACAACATTACTCCATCTGCCATGAAGACAGACAGTCTCTG ACTGCAGTGTTGACCTCTGAGCTGGGTCTGATCTGGCAGAACCTGAAAACCCCGTGTGTGGACACCACACTGACCCAGGAAGAGAAAGTGCAGCTGCACTGCCAGACTTTCAGTGAAGTGCTGCACATCTGTGAGCAGCTGTTTCTTCACTACCTGCAGCTGACGAAAACTCTACAGAGGCGAGGCGTCTTCAGTGACTGTGCTAATCGCAGTAGGGTGGCAGCTCAGCTCGCTATGGACTGTACCAGACT CTTGAATGTTCGCTCCATAAGATGCAGGATTGTCACAGGAATCAAGTCTGCACGGAAGGCCAGAACAAATGCTGTTACAGAGCAGAAGGCACGGAGCACGGAGAGGTCCATGACGGGCACACCATGGGAAAAAGCTGTTGAGGAtgacctcaaggag ATTCAGGAGAAAATTGGGGAGCTGGATCTGCAAAATGTGTATGACCTCCTGCCCTGCCACATGGAGCCAATTTGCTATAAGAGAGACACTCAGT GTTCCACAGCCAGCATGGCCAGTATACCGACACAAGACCAGCATCAGAGTCCTAGTCCAAACCGGTTGTTCAGAATGAAG GGATGTCATTCCATGCCTGATCTACAGAGGGAGACACTGCTGGAGGAACTGGAGATAACGCTGCCTGATCGGCCTCCATCCCCATCGGTCCTACTGTCCACAGATCCTCCCTCCAGCCTGGAGACACACATCAGTCCTGGGGAGGATCTGAGGAG ATTATTACAAGAGAGCGATTACAAGGATGACAATAACTGTGAGACAGATCTGTGCCCGCTTATAGAAGCCATGATCTGTTATAATTCTAGCAGACTCCAAAGGCTCAAACAAAGACTACAG AAACTaatggaggaagaggaggaaacAAAGAAGCACAAAATTCTTGCGGAGAAACCTTCAGACACACAAGGAGACGTGGTCATTATGACGGTTTCACCTCAAACCATTGTGCGCACAACAGCAGCCCGAGTGTCCGATAGGGTTCTCCCGGAGACCATCAAAATGTACCCACCAGTCTACAATGACCTCAATAAAGAG ATCGATTCAGCATCGGTCATTCAGATGGATCGGAACTTGGTTGGAGAAAATATGGAAATAAGCAAAGTCTATGAAGAACTATCCAAAAGTATTTCAACAAAGTATTTCAACTTTGATGAG GACCCCAGGATTGAGCCTGCTCTGAAAAATTCCACATGCTGCTCAAAAAGATTAATTGATGACAAGCTAATCAACCCATCACTCAGGAAGCCCAACCCATACAGCATATCCCACAG AGAGAGAACAGAGAGGGCTGCGAACAGAAAGAGGCCTGTGGATGCGACCACACGAGTGTACAGAGCCTGGTTTCAGTGGTGGAGGTGCCAACTATCAGTGGATGATTATCTTAACTACATTTCCAACCAG GACTCTGATTATCTGTCAGTGCTGTTTCACCTGTATGACAGTGATGATGAAGAGGCAGAGAGACACAAGCTGACTCAGCTGCAGAGAGATGAGAGGAAAAG AAGGCAGCAGGAAAGGATCAGTTCACTTAGGAGACAGAAACAGGAATTTGTTCCTGGATTCTGGAACATCAACACTATAAAGATGGGAGGACTGGGGAGGGAACCAGAACCGGATg AGAGAAATCCAGAAGAGGAAATACAAGATGCA TCTGGGGGACAGGCTGCATGTCCTGGAGAGGAAGATGAAGGTCCAGCTGTTGGTTTGCTGGATGGAGAACAGATGCAGGTCAGGCTGGAAAGGGTCTGGAACGCCCTGCATCTGCCAGAAGGACAGCGGCTAGACATGGCCATCAAATACAGCTCCCATGAGTACAGAGACCATCTGCAGGAG GCAATTGTTGCATGGGAGCAGGCTGCTCGTTTGATCCAGAAGAGGGAGCTGTTGCTGTCCAGGTTGGAGGACTTTGAGAGAGAGGCATCTGACCCCAACAGATTTTTCCTGCAAG GTTATCATGGTTCATCTATCGCTAGAATGGAGGAGGCAAGTCAAAGGGAGAAGCTCAACTTTCAGATTGCAGTTGTAGACCAAGAACTGTCCAGAACTATGGGCCACATCACAACCCGTTTCAATGACAACATCAGCTATAAG GGTCGGCTGTACAGGGAGAAGATGCGCTGGGACCGTACTGAGATGCTGTACTGGCTGCAGCAGGAGAGGAGGGTCCAGTCGCTGGAGATGTTTGTAGAAGGACGGACAGCTCTGCCTGTAAGGCTTCCTCCTCTGAGCCAAAGCCAGGAGAACCATCAAACTCTCCACAAACAACCTCTATCAGACTGTGAGAGAAATGGCCGATTATTGCAACACTGTGaactctaa
- the pnpla8 gene encoding coiled-coil domain-containing protein 87 isoform X1 has product MTGEITSTHRFDGLSVRKRIKCEDLQMLFHSQEIQNLRPLSLLWHLDINGDRMNDRSKEVRSESSAYKKDTSTPTSLTQLCKQLEGRITQKSQHYSICHEDRQSLTAVLTSELGLIWQNLKTPCVDTTLTQEEKVQLHCQTFSEVLHICEQLFLHYLQLTKTLQRRGVFSDCANRSRVAAQLAMDCTRLLNVRSIRCRIVTGIKSARKARTNAVTEQKARSTERSMTGTPWEKAVEDDLKEIQEKIGELDLQNVYDLLPCHMEPICYKRDTQCSTASMASIPTQDQHQSPSPNRLFRMKGCHSMPDLQRETLLEELEITLPDRPPSPSVLLSTDPPSSLETHISPGEDLRRLLQESDYKDDNNCETDLCPLIEAMICYNSSRLQRLKQRLQKLMEEEEETKKHKILAEKPSDTQGDVVIMTVSPQTIVRTTAARVSDRVLPETIKMYPPVYNDLNKEIDSASVIQMDRNLVGENMEISKVYEELSKSISTKYFNFDEDPRIEPALKNSTCCSKRLIDDKLINPSLRKPNPYSISHRERTERAANRKRPVDATTRVYRAWFQWWRCQLSVDDYLNYISNQDSDYLSVLFHLYDSDDEEAERHKLTQLQRDERKRRQQERISSLRRQKQEFVPGFWNINTIKMGGLGREPEPDERNPEEEIQDASGGQAACPGEEDEGPAVGLLDGEQMQVRLERVWNALHLPEGQRLDMAIKYSSHEYRDHLQEAIVAWEQAARLIQKRELLLSRLEDFEREASDPNRFFLQGYHGSSIARMEEASQREKLNFQIAVVDQELSRTMGHITTRFNDNISYKGRLYREKMRWDRTEMLYWLQQERRVQSLEMFVEGRTALPVRLPPLSQSQENHQTLHKQPLSDCERNGRLLQHCEL; this is encoded by the exons ATGACTGGGGAAATAACAAGCACACACAGGTTTGATGGTCTCTCAGTTCGTAAGCGTATCAAATGTGAGGACCTCCAAATGTTGTTCCACAGTCAAGAGATTCAGAACCTGAGACCTCTTTCACTACTCTGGCACTTGGACATCAATGGTGACAGGATGAATG ACAGGTCTAAGGAGGTGAGATCAGAGTCTTCAGCTTATAAGAAGGATACAAGCACTCCAACCTCTTTGACACAGTTGTGCAAACAGCTGGAGGGGAGAATCACCCAGAAATCACAACATTACTCCATCTGCCATGAAGACAGACAGTCTCTG ACTGCAGTGTTGACCTCTGAGCTGGGTCTGATCTGGCAGAACCTGAAAACCCCGTGTGTGGACACCACACTGACCCAGGAAGAGAAAGTGCAGCTGCACTGCCAGACTTTCAGTGAAGTGCTGCACATCTGTGAGCAGCTGTTTCTTCACTACCTGCAGCTGACGAAAACTCTACAGAGGCGAGGCGTCTTCAGTGACTGTGCTAATCGCAGTAGGGTGGCAGCTCAGCTCGCTATGGACTGTACCAGACT CTTGAATGTTCGCTCCATAAGATGCAGGATTGTCACAGGAATCAAGTCTGCACGGAAGGCCAGAACAAATGCTGTTACAGAGCAGAAGGCACGGAGCACGGAGAGGTCCATGACGGGCACACCATGGGAAAAAGCTGTTGAGGAtgacctcaaggag ATTCAGGAGAAAATTGGGGAGCTGGATCTGCAAAATGTGTATGACCTCCTGCCCTGCCACATGGAGCCAATTTGCTATAAGAGAGACACTCAGT GTTCCACAGCCAGCATGGCCAGTATACCGACACAAGACCAGCATCAGAGTCCTAGTCCAAACCGGTTGTTCAGAATGAAG GGATGTCATTCCATGCCTGATCTACAGAGGGAGACACTGCTGGAGGAACTGGAGATAACGCTGCCTGATCGGCCTCCATCCCCATCGGTCCTACTGTCCACAGATCCTCCCTCCAGCCTGGAGACACACATCAGTCCTGGGGAGGATCTGAGGAG ATTATTACAAGAGAGCGATTACAAGGATGACAATAACTGTGAGACAGATCTGTGCCCGCTTATAGAAGCCATGATCTGTTATAATTCTAGCAGACTCCAAAGGCTCAAACAAAGACTACAG AAACTaatggaggaagaggaggaaacAAAGAAGCACAAAATTCTTGCGGAGAAACCTTCAGACACACAAGGAGACGTGGTCATTATGACGGTTTCACCTCAAACCATTGTGCGCACAACAGCAGCCCGAGTGTCCGATAGGGTTCTCCCGGAGACCATCAAAATGTACCCACCAGTCTACAATGACCTCAATAAAGAG ATCGATTCAGCATCGGTCATTCAGATGGATCGGAACTTGGTTGGAGAAAATATGGAAATAAGCAAAGTCTATGAAGAACTATCCAAAAGTATTTCAACAAAGTATTTCAACTTTGATGAG GACCCCAGGATTGAGCCTGCTCTGAAAAATTCCACATGCTGCTCAAAAAGATTAATTGATGACAAGCTAATCAACCCATCACTCAGGAAGCCCAACCCATACAGCATATCCCACAG AGAGAGAACAGAGAGGGCTGCGAACAGAAAGAGGCCTGTGGATGCGACCACACGAGTGTACAGAGCCTGGTTTCAGTGGTGGAGGTGCCAACTATCAGTGGATGATTATCTTAACTACATTTCCAACCAG GACTCTGATTATCTGTCAGTGCTGTTTCACCTGTATGACAGTGATGATGAAGAGGCAGAGAGACACAAGCTGACTCAGCTGCAGAGAGATGAGAGGAAAAG AAGGCAGCAGGAAAGGATCAGTTCACTTAGGAGACAGAAACAGGAATTTGTTCCTGGATTCTGGAACATCAACACTATAAAGATGGGAGGACTGGGGAGGGAACCAGAACCGGATg AGAGAAATCCAGAAGAGGAAATACAAGATGCA TCTGGGGGACAGGCTGCATGTCCTGGAGAGGAAGATGAAGGTCCAGCTGTTGGTTTGCTGGATGGAGAACAGATGCAGGTCAGGCTGGAAAGGGTCTGGAACGCCCTGCATCTGCCAGAAGGACAGCGGCTAGACATGGCCATCAAATACAGCTCCCATGAGTACAGAGACCATCTGCAGGAG GCAATTGTTGCATGGGAGCAGGCTGCTCGTTTGATCCAGAAGAGGGAGCTGTTGCTGTCCAGGTTGGAGGACTTTGAGAGAGAGGCATCTGACCCCAACAGATTTTTCCTGCAAG GTTATCATGGTTCATCTATCGCTAGAATGGAGGAGGCAAGTCAAAGGGAGAAGCTCAACTTTCAGATTGCAGTTGTAGACCAAGAACTGTCCAGAACTATGGGCCACATCACAACCCGTTTCAATGACAACATCAGCTATAAG GGTCGGCTGTACAGGGAGAAGATGCGCTGGGACCGTACTGAGATGCTGTACTGGCTGCAGCAGGAGAGGAGGGTCCAGTCGCTGGAGATGTTTGTAGAAGGACGGACAGCTCTGCCTGTAAGGCTTCCTCCTCTGAGCCAAAGCCAGGAGAACCATCAAACTCTCCACAAACAACCTCTATCAGACTGTGAGAGAAATGGCCGATTATTGCAACACTGTGaactctaa
- the pnpla8 gene encoding coiled-coil domain-containing protein 87 isoform X3 has translation MTGEITSTHRFDGLSVRKRIKCEDLQMLFHSQEIQNLRPLSLLWHLDINGDRMNDRSKEVRSESSAYKKDTSTPTSLTQLCKQLEGRITQKSQHYSICHEDRQSLTAVLTSELGLIWQNLKTPCVDTTLTQEEKVQLHCQTFSEVLHICEQLFLHYLQLTKTLQRRGVFSDCANRSRVAAQLAMDCTRLLNVRSIRCRIVTGIKSARKARTNAVTEQKARSTERSMTGTPWEKAVEDDLKEIQEKIGELDLQNVYDLLPCHMEPICYKRDTQCSTASMASIPTQDQHQSPSPNRLFRMKGCHSMPDLQRETLLEELEITLPDRPPSPSVLLSTDPPSSLETHISPGEDLRRLLQESDYKDDNNCETDLCPLIEAMICYNSSRLQRLKQRLQKLMEEEEETKKHKILAEKPSDTQGDVVIMTVSPQTIVRTTAARVSDRVLPETIKMYPPVYNDLNKEIDSASVIQMDRNLVGENMEISKVYEELSKSISTKYFNFDEDPRIEPALKNSTCCSKRLIDDKLINPSLRKPNPYSISHRERTERAANRKRPVDATTRVYRAWFQWWRCQLSVDDYLNYISNQDSDYLSVLFHLYDSDDEEAERHKLTQLQRDERKRRQQERISSLRRQKQEFVPGFWNINTIKMGGLGREPEPDERNPEEEIQDASGGQAACPGEEDEGPAVGLLDGEQMQVRLERVWNALHLPEGQRLDMAIKYSSHEYRDHLQEAIVAWEQAARLIQKRELLLSRLEDFEREASDPNRFFLQGYHGSSIARMEEASQREKLNFQIAVVDQELSRTMGHITTRFNDNISYKGRLYREKMRWDRTEMLYWLQQERRVQSLEMFVEGRTALPVRLPPLSQSQENHQTLHKQPLSDCRL, from the exons ATGACTGGGGAAATAACAAGCACACACAGGTTTGATGGTCTCTCAGTTCGTAAGCGTATCAAATGTGAGGACCTCCAAATGTTGTTCCACAGTCAAGAGATTCAGAACCTGAGACCTCTTTCACTACTCTGGCACTTGGACATCAATGGTGACAGGATGAATG ACAGGTCTAAGGAGGTGAGATCAGAGTCTTCAGCTTATAAGAAGGATACAAGCACTCCAACCTCTTTGACACAGTTGTGCAAACAGCTGGAGGGGAGAATCACCCAGAAATCACAACATTACTCCATCTGCCATGAAGACAGACAGTCTCTG ACTGCAGTGTTGACCTCTGAGCTGGGTCTGATCTGGCAGAACCTGAAAACCCCGTGTGTGGACACCACACTGACCCAGGAAGAGAAAGTGCAGCTGCACTGCCAGACTTTCAGTGAAGTGCTGCACATCTGTGAGCAGCTGTTTCTTCACTACCTGCAGCTGACGAAAACTCTACAGAGGCGAGGCGTCTTCAGTGACTGTGCTAATCGCAGTAGGGTGGCAGCTCAGCTCGCTATGGACTGTACCAGACT CTTGAATGTTCGCTCCATAAGATGCAGGATTGTCACAGGAATCAAGTCTGCACGGAAGGCCAGAACAAATGCTGTTACAGAGCAGAAGGCACGGAGCACGGAGAGGTCCATGACGGGCACACCATGGGAAAAAGCTGTTGAGGAtgacctcaaggag ATTCAGGAGAAAATTGGGGAGCTGGATCTGCAAAATGTGTATGACCTCCTGCCCTGCCACATGGAGCCAATTTGCTATAAGAGAGACACTCAGT GTTCCACAGCCAGCATGGCCAGTATACCGACACAAGACCAGCATCAGAGTCCTAGTCCAAACCGGTTGTTCAGAATGAAG GGATGTCATTCCATGCCTGATCTACAGAGGGAGACACTGCTGGAGGAACTGGAGATAACGCTGCCTGATCGGCCTCCATCCCCATCGGTCCTACTGTCCACAGATCCTCCCTCCAGCCTGGAGACACACATCAGTCCTGGGGAGGATCTGAGGAG ATTATTACAAGAGAGCGATTACAAGGATGACAATAACTGTGAGACAGATCTGTGCCCGCTTATAGAAGCCATGATCTGTTATAATTCTAGCAGACTCCAAAGGCTCAAACAAAGACTACAG AAACTaatggaggaagaggaggaaacAAAGAAGCACAAAATTCTTGCGGAGAAACCTTCAGACACACAAGGAGACGTGGTCATTATGACGGTTTCACCTCAAACCATTGTGCGCACAACAGCAGCCCGAGTGTCCGATAGGGTTCTCCCGGAGACCATCAAAATGTACCCACCAGTCTACAATGACCTCAATAAAGAG ATCGATTCAGCATCGGTCATTCAGATGGATCGGAACTTGGTTGGAGAAAATATGGAAATAAGCAAAGTCTATGAAGAACTATCCAAAAGTATTTCAACAAAGTATTTCAACTTTGATGAG GACCCCAGGATTGAGCCTGCTCTGAAAAATTCCACATGCTGCTCAAAAAGATTAATTGATGACAAGCTAATCAACCCATCACTCAGGAAGCCCAACCCATACAGCATATCCCACAG AGAGAGAACAGAGAGGGCTGCGAACAGAAAGAGGCCTGTGGATGCGACCACACGAGTGTACAGAGCCTGGTTTCAGTGGTGGAGGTGCCAACTATCAGTGGATGATTATCTTAACTACATTTCCAACCAG GACTCTGATTATCTGTCAGTGCTGTTTCACCTGTATGACAGTGATGATGAAGAGGCAGAGAGACACAAGCTGACTCAGCTGCAGAGAGATGAGAGGAAAAG AAGGCAGCAGGAAAGGATCAGTTCACTTAGGAGACAGAAACAGGAATTTGTTCCTGGATTCTGGAACATCAACACTATAAAGATGGGAGGACTGGGGAGGGAACCAGAACCGGATg AGAGAAATCCAGAAGAGGAAATACAAGATGCA TCTGGGGGACAGGCTGCATGTCCTGGAGAGGAAGATGAAGGTCCAGCTGTTGGTTTGCTGGATGGAGAACAGATGCAGGTCAGGCTGGAAAGGGTCTGGAACGCCCTGCATCTGCCAGAAGGACAGCGGCTAGACATGGCCATCAAATACAGCTCCCATGAGTACAGAGACCATCTGCAGGAG GCAATTGTTGCATGGGAGCAGGCTGCTCGTTTGATCCAGAAGAGGGAGCTGTTGCTGTCCAGGTTGGAGGACTTTGAGAGAGAGGCATCTGACCCCAACAGATTTTTCCTGCAAG GTTATCATGGTTCATCTATCGCTAGAATGGAGGAGGCAAGTCAAAGGGAGAAGCTCAACTTTCAGATTGCAGTTGTAGACCAAGAACTGTCCAGAACTATGGGCCACATCACAACCCGTTTCAATGACAACATCAGCTATAAG GGTCGGCTGTACAGGGAGAAGATGCGCTGGGACCGTACTGAGATGCTGTACTGGCTGCAGCAGGAGAGGAGGGTCCAGTCGCTGGAGATGTTTGTAGAAGGACGGACAGCTCTGCCTGTAAGGCTTCCTCCTCTGAGCCAAAGCCAGGAGAACCATCAAACTCTCCACAAACAACCTCTATCAGACT